A stretch of Streptococcus chenjunshii DNA encodes these proteins:
- a CDS encoding DUF3021 domain-containing protein, with the protein MKLLKQIIPSAFIGMGIGTLVNFMFVLVTGRDFSFGLPAFIDQFPSETVAAGLQLIIFAVLGISQGLAGNLFTIAHYKQNLLVISILHYLLIIFPLLSAAWYLRWFSASWLAFLALLLSVSFTYLLIYTFNYLMIKRDILSINQKLKEHGEEE; encoded by the coding sequence ATGAAATTATTAAAACAAATCATCCCCTCTGCTTTTATCGGTATGGGAATCGGCACTCTTGTTAACTTTATGTTCGTCCTTGTAACAGGCAGAGATTTCAGCTTCGGACTCCCTGCATTCATCGATCAGTTCCCCTCAGAGACAGTCGCTGCAGGACTGCAGCTTATAATCTTTGCAGTATTGGGTATCAGTCAGGGATTAGCCGGCAATTTATTCACGATTGCTCACTATAAACAGAATCTTTTAGTAATAAGCATTCTGCATTACCTGCTTATTATTTTCCCCCTTCTCTCAGCGGCTTGGTATTTGCGCTGGTTTTCAGCTTCTTGGTTAGCCTTTCTTGCCCTGCTGCTTAGCGTCAGCTTTACTTATCTGCTTATCTATACTTTCAACTACCTTATGATAAAAAGAGATATCCTGTCCATCAATCAAAAATTGAAAGAACACGGGGAAGAGGAATAA
- the spx gene encoding transcriptional regulator Spx, translating to MIKIYTISSCTSCKKAKTWLNAHQLPYKEQNLGKEPLTKEEILAILTKTENGIESIVSSKNRYAKALNCNIEDLSVSEVIDLIQNNPRILKSPILIDDKRLQVGYKEDDIRAFLPRSIRNVENTEARLRAAL from the coding sequence ATGATTAAAATATATACGATTTCAAGTTGTACGAGCTGCAAGAAGGCTAAGACTTGGCTCAATGCTCATCAACTTCCTTATAAAGAACAGAATTTAGGAAAAGAACCGCTGACTAAAGAAGAAATTTTGGCCATCCTTACTAAGACAGAAAATGGCATTGAAAGTATTGTTTCCTCAAAAAATCGCTATGCAAAAGCCCTTAATTGCAATATAGAGGATTTAAGTGTCAGTGAGGTTATTGACCTGATTCAGAATAACCCGCGTATTCTTAAAAGCCCAATTTTGATTGATGATAAGCGGCTTCAAGTGGGGTATAAGGAAGATGATATCCGCGCTTTTTTGCCGCGCTCTATTCGTAATGTAGAAAATACCGAAGCTCGTCTTCGTGCGGCTTTGTAA
- a CDS encoding IreB family regulatory phosphoprotein → MGFTDETVRFNLDDSNKKEISETLTAVYRSLEEKGYNPINQIVGYVLSGDPAYVPRYNDARNQIRKYERDEIVEELVRYYLKGNGIDLK, encoded by the coding sequence ATGGGGTTTACAGATGAAACCGTCCGCTTCAATTTAGATGACAGTAATAAAAAAGAAATTAGTGAAACACTGACTGCAGTCTACCGTTCTTTAGAGGAAAAAGGCTACAATCCCATTAATCAGATTGTCGGTTACGTCTTAAGCGGAGATCCTGCTTATGTGCCGCGTTACAATGATGCCAGAAACCAAATTCGCAAATATGAACGTGATGAAATCGTTGAAGAGCTGGTCCGTTATTACCTTAAGGGAAATGGGATTGATTTGAAATGA
- a CDS encoding LytTR family DNA-binding domain-containing protein: MKLEIIKDLSFKETLIKMYLSRIDAKNQRIIDFIKQVSDCDYLYGSRNSSIYLVKPEQIIRFYTENKKVFFETPHSNYSSKYRLYQLEEMLPKHFIRISHSEIINLKYIKQLNLNFKGTIQVIFKTGQNSFVSRRSISNFKKALGL, encoded by the coding sequence ATGAAACTTGAAATTATTAAAGACTTAAGCTTCAAAGAGACCTTAATTAAAATGTACCTCAGCCGCATCGATGCTAAGAACCAAAGAATCATTGATTTTATAAAACAAGTCTCTGACTGCGATTACCTTTACGGAAGCCGGAACAGCAGTATCTACCTAGTGAAACCGGAACAAATTATTCGGTTTTACACAGAAAACAAAAAAGTTTTCTTTGAAACCCCGCACTCGAACTATAGTTCTAAATATCGTCTCTACCAGCTTGAAGAGATGCTTCCCAAACATTTTATCAGAATTTCCCATAGTGAAATCATCAATCTTAAATATATAAAGCAACTTAATTTAAATTTTAAGGGCACTATTCAGGTCATCTTCAAAACCGGACAAAACAGTTTTGTTTCCCGCCGTTCCATTTCTAACTTTAAAAAGGCATTGGGACTTTAA